Proteins from a genomic interval of Pseudoalteromonas sp. MEBiC 03607:
- a CDS encoding GGDEF domain-containing protein, with amino-acid sequence MTLSAQAGHSLSFSSHCLKQAIPLMVKYKIPITPLNYALWYCYVSEKNHELSQELDTIINKYNTCSTEQANYLFNKYLSNDDMALFYQLSDGFSDVVGKVHHDISEALTYSAEFDSVLKECRDKLNEADISQESGFDEVLLCVERLSDKSAALQNRAQDFQNQLAHAYSEITELKQELIKSQSKAERDPLTGLFNRGKFDEDVVQFCQAPDISGVAVLVMVDIDHFKSFNDTFGHQKGDQTLRAVATKLLKHVSSVGQVYRYGGEEFCFTAHFATISDMTNFTQQLRQAITKLQIKDPKSETILRHVTASFGVAIKSKNSQPEQLIAIADRALYLAKEHGRNRVEIIEE; translated from the coding sequence ATGACCCTGTCAGCACAAGCCGGACATTCTTTAAGTTTTTCAAGTCACTGTTTAAAACAAGCCATCCCTTTGATGGTTAAGTATAAAATACCTATTACGCCACTCAATTATGCGCTGTGGTATTGCTATGTTAGCGAAAAGAATCACGAGCTCAGTCAAGAATTAGACACTATTATCAATAAATACAATACCTGCAGCACTGAGCAAGCCAATTACTTGTTTAACAAATACCTTTCAAATGATGACATGGCTTTGTTTTATCAACTATCTGATGGATTTAGTGATGTTGTTGGTAAGGTCCATCATGATATTAGCGAGGCACTAACTTATTCTGCAGAGTTTGATTCGGTTTTAAAAGAGTGTCGTGACAAACTTAATGAGGCCGATATAAGCCAAGAGAGTGGCTTTGATGAAGTTCTTCTATGTGTTGAGCGTTTGAGTGACAAATCTGCTGCCTTACAAAATCGTGCTCAGGACTTTCAAAATCAACTTGCGCATGCTTACTCAGAGATCACTGAATTAAAACAAGAGCTCATTAAATCTCAAAGTAAGGCTGAAAGAGATCCTCTGACAGGGCTGTTCAATAGAGGCAAGTTTGACGAAGATGTGGTTCAGTTTTGCCAAGCACCTGATATTTCTGGGGTTGCCGTACTTGTTATGGTTGATATTGATCATTTCAAATCATTTAACGACACTTTTGGTCATCAAAAGGGTGATCAAACATTGCGCGCTGTTGCAACTAAATTATTAAAACATGTCTCGAGTGTCGGGCAAGTATACCGCTATGGTGGAGAAGAGTTCTGTTTTACAGCACATTTTGCCACAATCAGTGATATGACCAATTTTACCCAACAGTTACGTCAAGCCATAACTAAGTTACAGATCAAAGACCCTAAATCTGAGACTATCTTAAGACACGTCACTGCAAGCTTTGGTGTTGCGATTAAATCTAAAAATAGTCAACCAGAACAACTTATTGCAATTGCGGATAGGGCTCTTTATTTAGCTAAAGAACATGGCCGAAACCGCGTCGAAATTATCGAAGAGTAA
- the ilvY gene encoding HTH-type transcriptional activator IlvY, translated as MDHKHLHYFLALAKTLHFARASELCHISAPTLSRNIKQLEEEVGVVLFNRDNRSVKLTREGESFIEYANATLASWHRFKANVQEPQQHIYGNVSIYCSVTASYSFLHQILEQLRMQHPYIEITLNTGDPALAINRVLDGHEAMAIAAKPAKLPGQVAFTSIGYSPLVLIAPKIVCPISEKLASAEQIDWSALEFIVAEQGLSRQRLEQWWRKNNIHGRIYAQVAGHEAMVSMVSLGLGIAMVPKIVLDNSPLKDKVQIVSDAEQSIDGFEIGLAVLNKERHDPALNAIWSIAQSMTQQAI; from the coding sequence ATGGATCACAAACATCTACATTACTTTTTGGCTTTAGCTAAGACGCTTCATTTCGCCAGAGCGAGTGAGCTTTGTCATATTAGTGCACCTACGTTAAGTCGAAATATTAAACAGCTCGAAGAAGAAGTCGGAGTGGTGCTATTTAATCGGGATAACCGCTCTGTAAAATTAACGCGAGAAGGTGAGTCTTTTATTGAGTATGCTAATGCGACATTGGCCAGTTGGCATCGTTTTAAAGCAAATGTCCAAGAGCCCCAGCAACATATTTATGGCAATGTCAGCATATATTGCTCTGTGACTGCATCGTATAGCTTTTTACATCAAATATTAGAACAGCTTCGCATGCAGCATCCTTATATAGAGATCACCTTAAATACCGGCGATCCCGCGTTAGCTATTAACCGAGTATTAGATGGCCATGAAGCAATGGCAATCGCAGCAAAGCCAGCAAAATTACCTGGGCAAGTTGCTTTTACCAGTATTGGTTACTCTCCTTTGGTATTAATTGCACCAAAAATTGTCTGTCCGATCAGCGAAAAGCTTGCAAGTGCTGAGCAAATTGATTGGTCTGCTTTAGAATTTATTGTTGCTGAGCAAGGTTTATCAAGGCAGCGCCTAGAGCAATGGTGGCGAAAAAATAATATTCATGGCCGTATTTATGCTCAGGTGGCAGGGCACGAAGCAATGGTTTCTATGGTGAGCTTAGGTTTAGGTATTGCTATGGTTCCTAAAATCGTTCTAGATAATAGTCCATTAAAAGACAAGGTGCAGATAGTTAGTGATGCAGAGCAAAGTATTGATGGCTTTGAAATAGGTTTAGCAGTGCTAAACAAAGAGCGCCACGATCCTGCTTTAAACGCTATTTGGAGTATTGCACAATCAATGACACAACAGGCAATCTAA